The nucleotide window gctcgtagtctaattgttaattagtatatcTCCCGTCGGTCTAACTTGCTGTGTATTtgattcttttatttcttttgtcgCAAGGCAacaaactaaaagaaaacaaaagggacaTCCTTTAGCGtcatatttcaaaaaaattctctAATTTTGGTGAGCATATAACCAACCAAGACAATCGGAACGGAGCAACATCCAATCTTTTCGTTAATATAACCATAATGTTACGTTTTAACCAACTGTTCAGCATAGAAGGCGAAAAAAGTGCTTTGTTTAGCGACCAAAGATATAACTTACTGCCACTGACAACAGGCAGAATATACCATTTTACAGAATCTCTGTTAACAGTTCACGCGATATAAATCAATATTAAGCTCTAACATAAATCAATATTAAGCTCTAACATCCACACACCTGCACTCGTTAGCGAAACATGTTTTGCTATCCATTCTAATTTGTCCATCTTGATTTAATAGTTCGCTTCAGGAGATGAAACTGCCGAATGCCGAAATCAGTTCGATGAGAACCATGGGCGAACTTAGGGAGGGGCGGGGCGATGATCTTCTTGCCCGAAAAAATTACATAACGCCCAAATGTGTGAGCATTGAAATTGAGACAAAAACGCACTTTAAattacaagaaaacaaaagggttTACAATTCTCACCTCTACTGAAACACTTCTTTTCAATCCTCGCATACTCTATGTCCTCTATTGACAAGTCTACTCAATCTTGTTAAAATCAGAAAGTCAGTATTTTCCTTCCGTGGCGCTattcaaatatatttataatcTAGTCCATACCGTCAAAAATTGCCAGCGATCGGCAGATTGACAGCAGAGCCATCTTTTCAAGATGAACCGTTTGGTCGTGTTGTAGAAGATGTACGctataaataattttataaataatttatcccAAGTTCTTTTGTCGGAATCACAGGCATTTTACTCGAACATTTTTAAAACTAAGGGGGGGGAGGGGCTGCAGCCCCCACTCCCAGCCCGTTTTGCAGAAATAGAAATACTTTTCAGAatatctttgcttttttttttattattcagtGCTGAAAAAATTTCCTCTTAAGTGAAGCAATCAAGCTTTAAAATATTTCAACAGCAAAGGAAACCAACTGGAAATATAAGTCTTTCAACAATGTAAGTAAATCATGTTAACTCCGGAAGCAAAACACTCATGGAAAATATTGTAATACGTTAAAAGATTTGAATTATTTTCCGTCAAATTCAGTTCTGTACTGTAGCCCTATTCCCCGCAAAATGACGTCCTTCAAGACGGCTCAGGTGGTAGCCGCTTGGACCAAGTCAATTTCATCGCTCACCCTTCCACATCATTTTGTGATGAATTTCTTCTGCCAAGAACATCTTAGGTTTTAGATAAACTGGGTGATAAAAGAGATATCAAAAGGGGGATAATTGTTTGCACACCAATCCAATTTAAATTCACACTGTTTTTCAGTCATCCCCTACTATTCTACCCTTTTCGAATAATGaatcaggggcgtagccaggatttttcaaaggggggttcacactgtgtcaaagtgagggtattCACCAGATTGTCATTGGCCAAggtatcgtcatggcattttcgccacctggtgtaggttgtttggtaaaaaaaaggcttgcaaaaggggggtcacggacacccaggacccccctggctacgcccttgtaATGAATAAGATTGAATTATACCATGGAGTTAGTCGTGTTAGAGACTGTAGAGACTATTTACAACCATTTCGATagtcttctctttattgcatgCCGTAACACTTCAGCTTTCCAAGCGTGTGGAAACCTTCCTCACCACTATGGCCGGTGTCTCCGAATCTCAACTGTATCACGGGAAGGTGGGACTTTCTTTTGAGGAGACCGCTGTCCTCACGAAACGTGCCGTCGTTTTTATCGCAGTTACACCCATAAGCCGTGCTTGCGCAGGAGTTGGGTGACGTAACGccgcatgcgcatttgttgtGGTCAGCTGGTGTGGCTCCTCCCCAGTAGGTCATTTTGGCTCCATTTCTTGACACCCACCAGCCAGAGTTGTAGCGAAAAAGGGCGGTTTTACGACACTCGTACTTGATAAACTGCTCGCAATGAGTGGACACGTCCGCGAGGAAAGCCAGTTGTGAAACATCAGTTAGGCCTGTTGCTGTGTAATGGACGTTGCGAACATAACTCCCACTTTCCTCATAGCCTTTCACGTGCGTTCTCGCCTCACTGTCGTGACTGATGATTGTCACGCCAACTCCATTCTTGTCAGTCATGTCACAAAATACAGTGAACGGTCCATGGCTTCCCTCTTCATCGCGATCGATGACATAAGAGCCACTTGTAGCCTGTGGACTGTAATGTTTGATTTCACTGCAGGATTTTCCTGGAAACAGATCTTAGAGTCAAACCCAAGAACAATATTGTCATACTGTGttttgacccgaaaggtcaCAAGGGTGCAGTTTCGACGACATTGAACGAGGccgaagcgtcacgcaaaagtgaTTGCCCAGCGGTTTCTTTCTGTCATTCAAAGAACCTTCGCTAATACAagagtttcaaggttttgaAGGTTAACTACAGGCAAcgagaaaaaaagttattttaaaattttaggatggtttaaatgcactcaaactcaACCAAACACTAGTTAAGAAATTGCCCAACCGGGATTGTGAACAATTTTCATTAGAGGCGCTTCAGTTAAATGCTCAAGTCTACCAAGTTCACGGCAAAAATTGCGTGTCCGAGTGCCATTTTGCGGATCTTTACATTAAAACCATTCTTGGATTCAAAATCCGGAGGCCAGCGAACAGCTATTCCACTTCTTCCAAAAAAAAGGTGTTGGCTGGAACACGGCAATAATTGAAAAGATAAAACCGCTTATTATTTTCAACGGAAAATGGGGATATCCTTTTATGAGACCTCTTGTGCAATTTCACATCCTTACAAATGCTCGTTTTCCACGATCATGTTTTAGAAATGGAATTTAGCTCACATTTTACAATTACTAAGGTATGTAATACGTGACATTAAAGTTTCGTCCATGAACAGGATTGCCAATTCCTATTCTTCTggttgttgtatttttttttaggaaacaACCAATGTATTTTTCCACTTAGCGAAATCAGTTCAAGCATTTTGGGGTAACTACTAACATTagctataaaacgtttaagcaaacaaccggaacgatgatcccgctagtgtacgttggatcaatagtgatctaatcggcttcacgtataaaatgaagaaaatagaagcaaaagtcgacacaacgtagaatgattgccgtaccatagataactcTTACAAGAGGCCGACCGaagtcgaaggcaacccgaagaCTCCTTTCTGTATATCTTCTATCGTAACTTACGGCATCGACCGCAACTCACGGCTGGGGGGGGCGCCACTCTTCTCCCGTTGCATGTACAAGTTATCCACAGTTatactggtactcattttacccaccacgaatggatggaaagctgagtgaactttgAAGCATACGGCAGCGGTTATCTCTAGATGATCACCCATCCAGCGACTTAACCCCGCTcaatggggcttaacattgatcaccATAATCGGCGAACAATGCCAGCCCAGTGAGCCAACCGAGCCAACCGTACGCCCCGTAAACCCCCCATAActctaacaacaaatctaaagcCTCTGaattcaaaacactttttttccttGCACATGTGATCTTCCCCCTTTATAAAAAAATATCGACACGATTTGCTTTCTAGATCAGAGTTTGGATTTCTCGACCATTAAAAGAATACTAAATACTTCAATGGACTAGGCTGCGAGTAATATCTATCTTGGGCAAGATACACGCATACGCGCAAAACTTGTTTGACACGCAACGCGAGGCAGACTACTCGCAGACTAGCCTTCGGCATTGATAATTAGCTACTATCAATTCCAACCTTTACGTTCACAATGAAAGGCAGCAAATCCAGGCGCACAAATACAGTGATAAGAGTTCAGCTCATAGCTTGGAATACAGGTAccgccattttggcaaggagtTTGTCGGCATAGAGACTGcaagttaaaggaaaaaaaacaagggCCTTAAAGACGGTAAAATTTTCATCACGTGAATCTTGAATAGCTCTATCAAGACATCTTGTAGCTCAATGGTTGGAGCATCCCAGCTGTGTTTATGGGTGTAGTACGTAGGTTCCATTGCATCCTCGTTGCCAAGGTATTTCTTCTTCCAGTCTCTCGCTCGCTTCTATTGGAAGGAAGATAGAGACCCTGGCGACGAGATGAATGAACTCCTGCATGGAATTCcgaaatataattatttcttcgCCTGTTTTCAAGAACCAATCATTAGCGATGCACTCACACACTTGACCTTGAACAACAACACGAAACATCATTCTTTTCCCGAAAAATTCTTTCGTGCAAGTCTattcaaattaaagaaagaatgTAATTTGTTCAAAGACACGGCCTGTGGAAATTAAAAATATCCACTCTGTCATTGTGTGTGACTTATAACTTGGTGTATTCAGTTTGTCATTGGTATAAAAATAAACATCCCTGGTATCCTTTTGGTTATTTTGAAGGCGTCCCTAATTTCCTTTGTTCTCAGCTGGAAATCATTGaataattttgaataatttaagCTGACGGTAAAGGTTGTTGTATGACATTAAGGAAAGAATTATTCTTGACAGATACAAAGGTAACTTCATTCTAAGCATTAAAAAAAGGTCGGTGCACTTATTAACCGAGTCGATTTGATTGAATTGTTTCAGAAATAACCTATTCtcgaaacttaaaaaaaaaagaaaagaaaaccaatttATTTTGTCATTAGCTGCAGATTCCTTCACAAATTAAGACAGTGATATCATAACACAATCTTTTAcgagtgaaaaaaatttttttagcaatttaaCAACCAAGCGATGGATTGTATTTCTTTAAAACAAGTTATCTTTTAAGTAAGTATACCTTGCGTACAACTTAGATTTGCATTAATTGACCTTTTTTCCACACAAACGGCGACAGGGAATAAGTTTCTAATTCATGGCACAAACTGTTAACTACTTCTTTGCCTGATGTCCTTCacacggaaaaaaaaaggaaaaaaaaagtgttctgATATTTACCCATGGGCTGTAATGATGGAAGGCACCGTTCGCTTGAAAGTCCTTTGCTGCTGCCCTGTATTTGTCAGAAGCTAACAAGTCACACTGATAGAAACCGTTTGAGTCAGGATGAGCCGCCAAGTTGAACGAAAGACACTGTGGTTCGCCAATGCATCTGAATACACAATTCACTGGGCCGTCAAGTACAAATGACTTAAGTTTAGTAACCGCCAATTGACGTTCGGCATCTTGGGTGAAATTTCCATACGAAAAAATATCGAATCGATGATGAAAAAGAGCGCTTTGCAACCAGGCATGTGCAGAAACTAATAGGGGTACAAAAAAAGGCCAAATTGCGAAAGTATCATGATTCTCGGTCTCCCTTATCAAGTTTCCTCAGTGCCAAGCAAAACGTCCCTCCCGAGATTTTATTGTATTGCTTGAGTACTATAGATACCAAATTATTAATGCATGATGCAAGCTTTAGTTACAGCTACCCACTAGCAGTTATAAACATGTAACACATATCAATATTAAAGAGCATTTGCATAAAAttaagccgctgttacacgttgaaacttttagctgaaacttgtgtgcaacggcgttgcgaaACATGTTTCACAAGGCGTTGCACAGTGTAACatggtcggtttcgtgaaactttttgaacttctgttgcgagacaagtttcaccTTTCAAAAGTAGAACCGCTTTCTACTTCCGCAACGATCGCAACGATTGCAACGATCGCAGTGGTGACAAAAACGCGAGTTTCACCGTGTAACATcactttgtgaaacttgttcacaacgccgttgcacacaagtttcagctaaaagtttcaacgtgtaacagcggctttacACTTTTCAGGTTACAAAATACAGTTTCAATGATGcaattcaataaaattgaaaatacgaaAATCTACTCAAAGCTAGATTGGGTGTACAAAGACCAAACTGATTATAAAGACGATGGGTGTAAATATTATGACACTTTTAATAATTGATTGCCGGTAAAGATAAAGACATTTACCTCTAACGTCTGTAAATCTAGGGAAAGTTCTTCTACCATTTGtaacaaatttgcatttctCATGAAATAATCGAAGGGTTTAGCAACTAAATGTTTGAGGACGCTTCCTGTCCGAAAAAATACGGACTTAGTGTGTGCATtacctataggtggttttcacgttacgtcatagccgccatattggtgaacgaaaacaaaagatttctcattagctccttttgttcgtccaccagcaattgtacattgcagtattgatatctgtgtccctagagattggttgcaaaccacctatcgCGAAAGAAATtacataaataatgaaataaaacaaataaatgacATAATTGTTGTCAGcgctgaaaaagaaattatccAGCTCTTGTGAAGAAGTGGTATGtagaattcaatttttttccaaagcaaAGAGATCTTAACCATTGATTTCGAACGTCATTATAAGTATACGTGAGAATCACTGCTTCGTGTAATTTGGACTCGGGTGACTGTGTTTAAATATTCGATAGACCTCTTTGGCTTGAAAGATTTGTTTTCCCGTGCAGACACTTAATATTCGCAAGAGAAAGTTCCCTTTGTATTTTCTTAACTGATGCGTACATatgcaaaatgaaatttctaAGAAGATGCACCCTATAGAATCATCATACATCATAACACATACAAGCTTATGATATATATATTctattataaaatagccacgtttaaacaaacactgtgattggtcaaaccgagttcattataactctataatgcacgcagcctacgtcacacgcgtgcattatatctcattataaaatagccacgtttaaacaaacactgtgattggtcaaaccgagttcattataactctataatgcacgcagcctacgtcacacgcgtgcattatatctcaacatatgcacgcaacctacgtcaacagtgattttgaatctgacaaaatttcacggcgaaatgtttagcgacatgttcaactcctgcacaatacacgCGGTGCAGATAActttgaatcggcctcaagacgtaaaaaagtaaattgtttgaactttacaaaattctttcaactttgtgtttcgctgttagagatgatttcgattcttgtcgattgttttcgcttcttgtcattggttgtcatccaaattttgaaccaatagaatttaagcttgcacatgtaaagagaaaataaatattgatcaattaaaatacgcgctcatttttattgtctgacgaattcttgtcccttcgtggtcgttttattttataaaagaaataaaaaaacttgttcctcgtgcattgttgagttatataagcacttgggaatttttaagaacactcgagaagtgcgagaagcactcgccttcggctcgtgcttcttctcacttctctcgtgttcttaaaaattcccgcgtgcttatataactcaacaatgcactcggcgcgttttttatttctttactaCAGCTcgggcctgaaaaattcaggttcACTTAGATGAACTCTAGGGTAGGCCTGGAACGAAATTGTGAGGTTATAAGGACGAGTTTAGTTTTGTCTTGATTAAGTTCAAGTCCATTATTCGCCATTCAGCCTTCAATAGCCACCTTCAGATTGTAGCATGAGAACGACTACGAATACGAGTTTCCGTATACTGAGATTCGTGGGGTGAAATGATTTTCCATGTACGCGCGCTCGGAACTGAAAACTAGTACTCATAGTCGTCCTTGTACTACAATCTGAAGGTATTTATATCACTGACACAGCATCATGATTCAACACGACGCTTGCCCAGTGAGAGATCATAGCTACAGTCggttttaaaaaatacaaacCGGCTCGTTATATCACAGATACAACTTAACTCAGTTAACAATCTTCAAATTGTCTGGAAAAACACCTTGACAGACACAAGAATTAATCATACAAGTAAGAAGTCGATAGATTTGGAACACAGCAACTGACAACATCAAGTGTATTCAGAACTTTAGTTCTACAATTTCAGACCAGATTTAAACGTATCACAAGAATAACTTTTAAACTCCTTAATCTCAATGTGATCTCAACTGCAATACTGCCACTAGTGCAAGGCTGTCGAAAATTGTTGAAAACATTGTTGAGATGGCCAACGATCATATTGTCATAACATCGATTTTACTTTGACATAGTGGTTGTTGACGAAGAAACTGAGGGCTAAATCAGCAGAAAATCACGAAACTGAGATTAAGAGGACTTTATGTAGTCCCGTTCATAGCCGCGATTATATTATGCCTTGCTTCATGAAGAATCTATCGAATTGCGAATATTAAGGTTCTCATCGAATTTACTACACTTTCTAAGGGAAATTAGGATTTACATAGCGGAGGTGGCTACACAAATACTTTAGCACGGATAGAATCCGCTTGCACGTTCAAACTCGGTGTTAATTGTTTGATGTAAAGAATCTCGTTGACAAGACAATCGAGTTTGCATTTcttgagaactttgaaacagCTATATAAATCAGTTGTAACTCTTAATCtcgcatttgttaattttattctcatttgtaaccttgataatggcgtcatgaagtcgccgaaacgtcggcaGATTATATCACTTGTTTTTACTTCTCTATGTATTACTAAATCGTTGTTAATGCAAATTAGGATTTATAGCAAAACATCATTCGTGAATGAGTGCAGGTGTGTCGATGTTCATTCTTAGCTGCTTATAAGAAATGGAGTACTATAACAAGTGGGGTTATCCACGGCGATCGTGTAAAATGGTGTGAGGCGTGGCCCTGACCATACGCATGCGCACCGCAATCACACTACCCGGAGCGCTGTTCTAGCCTTAGCCATTGGATCCTCGTTGGGACCAGTACTCTTTTGAGGCACAAAATCCCTTTATACTTTTACCATTgctgttattaatattattattattattattattattattattatttttattattattattattattattattattattaattgtatTTTTATCGTATTAAAGTCTGGTAATACTGTGATGACATCAGACGACAACCGGCGGTCTCAAACATCTCGTTGTTCATTAGCTCCGTTTCTGATGTCACCACTTTTCGTATGACCCTGGATGTTCCCATGACGTAACTTTTTTTGGAACGAGCAAGattgtgataataataattattaataattgccATTATTATTCATTCTTGCGTGCGCATCTTTAATTTTAACTGCATTGCCCGTAAGGGCCTTTTCCTATCCTCTGAGTTCTATGAATGGTTTACTAGTGGAGTCTATAACAGCAATACTATTTGTCATGTTCCATTCCCTCCTTTCTCCATAACAGTCTCTGTTCATTCCATGCCGTAACACTTCAACTTTCCAAGCGTGTGGAAACCTTCTTCGCCATCATTGCCGGTATCTCCAAATTTCATCTGTATCACGGGAAGGTGGGACTTTTCGGTCAGAAGACCGCTGTCTTCACGCCACGTGCCATCGTTTTTCTCGCAGTTACATCCAAAAGCCGGGTCTGCGCAGGAGTTGGGTGATGAAACGccgcatgcgcatttgttgtGATCAGCTGGTGTGGCCCCTCCCCAGTAGGTCATTTTGGCTGCAGTTCTTGACACCCACCAGGCAGTGTCGTCGCGAAAAATAAGAGAACCGCGGCACTCGTACTTAATAAACTGCTCGCAATGAGTGGACACATCTGTGAGATAAGCCAACTGTGGCATATTAGTTAGGCCTGTTGCTATGTAATGGACGTTGCGGACATAACTTCCTCTTGGCTCATACCCTTTCACGTGCATTCTCGCTTCACTGTCGTGACTGATGACTGTCACGCCAACTCCATTCTTGTCAGTCATGTCACAAAATACAGTGAACGGTTTGTGGCTTCCCTCGTCATCGGGATCGATGACATAAGCGCCACTTGTAGCTTGTGGACTGTAATATTTGATCTCACTGCAGGATTTTCCTAGAAAAAGATTGCTCGACATCAAAACGTCACCCAAAGGAAGTGAGGCTGGACTCCGTGGTCAGTCAGCTTTGCTATGTCAAATAATTGAGAATCATGAGGATCACGATTCAATTTCTTATTGGAtaaagaatttcttttttttttaatgagcaGGATTGGATTTATAGAACATGAATGCCTATTTTTTACGATATTTGTCTGAGTTCTCGCACGCTctttggctaatttttatcatcGATAAGAGTACGGACaaataacattttaatttaagcGAAAATTAACTTAAACCGTCAACCCCTCAACTTTttaagaaatgaaattttattgattGTTGTGAGTAGCCATTCAGAAATCGAGAAAATCTATTGACAATGTTCGCGTCGACTTGAATAAAATTCAAGTTTACGGCTGTTTTCTGCGTCTTTTCCCGTCACTTTAAACTGGCAGTTAACttgcctgcggctcgtgatttccACAGCCACTTTGACAATGTCATGACGCAATTCATGATCATCAACAAAAGGACAGACGCATTACAAATTGATATCAACGACATTTCTTAAAACTATCTTTGCAAATCAACTCCAGACTACCTTTCACAGTAAGCTAGCTAGCAGTTGGCTTTTTATCACAATTTGTCTTGAAGGGTATGTTAACGTTGCATTTTGTATATTTATCTGATGTTTATTTGGCAAGAAATAGATGCCATCTAAAGTTTCTGCGAGTAATTGTTTTTAC belongs to Acropora muricata isolate sample 2 chromosome 9, ASM3666990v1, whole genome shotgun sequence and includes:
- the LOC136927460 gene encoding contactin-associated protein-like 2, yielding MVEELSLDLQTLECLSFNLAAHPDSNGFYQCDLLASDKYRAAAKDFQANGAFHHYSPWSLCRQTPCQNGGTCIPSYELNSYHCICAPGFAAFHCERKGKSCSEIKHYSPQATSGSYVIDRDEEGSHGPFTVFCDMTDKNGVGVTIISHDSEARTHVKGYEESGSYVRNVHYTATGLTDVSQLAFLADVSTHCEQFIKYECRKTALFRYNSGWWVSRNGAKMTYWGGATPADHNKCACGVTSPNSCASTAYGCNCDKNDGTFREDSGLLKRKSHLPVIQLRFGDTGHSGEEGFHTLGKLKCYGMQ
- the LOC136929723 gene encoding contactin-associated protein-like 2, with the protein product MARAALAIWLFLGHLTVAVDAWMQSSLFRHQFGILSFGSFTQDANHQLVATKLKSFVLNGPIDCTFKCIEEVRCLSFNLAAHPDSEGLYQCDLLATDKFRATSEAFQGSVTFHHYSPWSICQQHHCQNNSICIPDYELNTFRCVCEPGFAASHCERKGKSCSEIKYYSPQATSGAYVIDPDDEGSHKPFTVFCDMTDKNGVGVTVISHDSEARMHVKGYEPRGSYVRNVHYIATGLTNMPQLAYLTDVSTHCEQFIKYECRGSLIFRDDTAWWVSRTAAKMTYWGGATPADHNKCACGVSSPNSCADPAFGCNCEKNDGTWREDSGLLTEKSHLPVIQMKFGDTGNDGEEGFHTLGKLKCYGME